From Corvus cornix cornix isolate S_Up_H32 chromosome 1A, ASM73873v5, whole genome shotgun sequence, a single genomic window includes:
- the TWF1 gene encoding twinfilin-1 — protein sequence MSHQTGIQASGSVKDIFVGARNGQYRLLKIVIDNEQLVVGSSRRPVGSWEKDYDSFVLPLLEDKQPCYILYRLDSQNAQGYEWIFIAWSPDHSPVRQKMLYAATRATLKKEFGGGHIKDEVFGTVQDDVSLNGYKKYLISQSSPAPLTAAEEELRQIKINEVQADVGVDTKHQTLQGVAFPIAKEAIQALEKLKNKKLNYVQLQIDMKNETIILANTLDTELKDLPKRVPKDAARYHFFLYKHTHEGDYLESIIFIYSMPGYTCSIRERMLYSSCKSPLLEIVETQLWMQIVRKIEIDNGDELTADFLYEEVHPKQHAYKQSFAKPKGPAGKRGIRRLIRGPAETETPSD from the exons ATGTCCCACCAGACCGGCATCCAAG ctaGTGGAAGCGTTAAAGACATCTTTGTTGGAGCCAGAAATGGACAatacagacttttaaaaatagtcatTGACAATG AGCAGCTTGTTGTGGGATCCTCTAGACGGCCAGTTGGATCATGGGAAAAGGATTATGATTCCTTTGTCCTTCCCCTTCTTGAAGACAAGCAACCATGTTATATATTATACAGATTAGATTCTCAGAATGCTCAAGGATATGAATGGATCTTCATTGCATGGTCACCTGATCACTCTCCT GTTCGTCAAAAAATGTTGTATGCAGCAACCCGAGCAACGCTTAAGAAAGAATTTGGAGGTGGCCATATTAAGGATGAAGTATTTGGAACAGTACAG GATGATGTTTCACTGAATggatataaaaaatatttgatatcaCAATCCTCCCCTGCACCTTTGactgcagcagaagaggaaCTTCGACAAATTAAGATTAACGAG GTACAGGCAGATGTTGGTGTAGATACCAAGCATCAAACACTGCAAGGAGTAGCATTCCCCATTGCTAAAGAAGCTATTCAGGCTCTggagaaattgaaaaataagaaactcAATTATGTACAACTG CAAATCgatatgaaaaatgaaactattaTTTTGGCCAACACACTTGATACTGAACTTAAGGACTTGCCAAAAAGAGTTCCAAAGGATGCTGCGCGTTACCACTTTTTCCTGTATAAGCACACACACGAAGGAGACTATTTGGAATCCATAA ttttcatCTACTCTATGCCAGGGTATACCTGTAGTATACGAGAACGAATGCTCTACTCCAGTTGCAAAAGTCCACTGTTAGAAATTGTAGAAACACAGCTGTGGATGCAGATAGTTAGAAAG ATTGAAATAGATAATGGTGACGAATTAACTGCTGATTTTCTTTATGAAGAAGTACATCCAAAACAACACGCTTACAAACAGAGTTTTGCTAAACCAAAAGGTCCTGCGGGGAAGAGGGGAATACGAAGACTGATTAGAGGTCCAGCAGAGACTGAAACACCTAGTGATTAG